Proteins encoded together in one Microplitis mediator isolate UGA2020A chromosome 7, iyMicMedi2.1, whole genome shotgun sequence window:
- the LOC130672433 gene encoding adenylyl cyclase-associated protein 1 isoform X3, protein MSVSGFEDLVAGPFAEYLAISQKIGGDVAAHSKLVDEAFRIQKEFIKTAASRPAPSSQPEQVSLLGPTSSQIQLIQQFRENNRGSQYFNHLSAISESIPALGWVAVTPTPAPYVKEMNDAGQFYTNRVLKDWKEKDKNHVEWCKAWVQTLSELQKYIRQHHTTGLVWSKTGSVSAPVPPPPGGMPPPPPCMPVGDISASAGGDDRSALFAQINQGENITKSLKKVTSEMQTHKNSSLRTGPAPFKAPVVNNSGSPMKSVPPANAPIDKPPVFSRDGKKWLIEYHKGNKDLVIENPEMNNVVYMYRCQDSTLIIKGKLNSIVMDSCRKSSIVFDSLVSSIEFVNCQSVQMQVLGKVPTISIDKTDGCQMYLNQESLNVELITSKSSEMNVMVPKGNGDYTEYPVPEQFKTTINSKGLSTIAVDSLG, encoded by the exons ATGTCCGTGTCTGGGTTCGAAGATCTCGTCGCCGGACCGTTCGCCGAGTACTTGGCCATAAGTCAAAAGATCGGCGGTGACGTTGCCGCTCACAGCAAACTCGTCGATGAAGCTTTCCG aattcaaaaggaatttataaaaacagcGGCCAGTCGTCCAGCGCCATCGAGTCAGCCCGAACAAGTGTCACTTCTCGGTCCTACGTCATCACAAATTCAATTGATTCAGCAATTCCGTGAGAACAATCGGGGCTCCCAGTACTTCAATCATTTATCGGCAATCAGCGAGAGCATTCCCGCACTAGGATGGGTCGCCGTTACACCAACACCCGCTCCGTATGTCAAAGAAATGAATGATGCCGGTCAATTTTACACCAATCGTGTTTTGAAAGACTGGAAAGAAAA AGATAAGAATCACGTCGAATGGTGCAAAGCCTGGGTCCAGACATTATCGGAGCTACAAAAGTACATACGTCAGCATCATACAACTGGTTTGGTCTGGTCTAAAACAGGCAGTGTATCAGCTCCAGTACCACCACCACCTGGTGGCATGCCACCACCGCCACCTTGCATGCCTGTCGGTGATATTTCAGCGTCTGCTGGTGGTGATGACAGAAGTGCACTTTTTGCACAAATTAATCAAGGGGAAAATATTACTaagt cgCTGAAAAAAGTAACATCGGAAATGCAAACGCATAAAAATTCATCACTTCGAACTGGTCCAGCTCCATTCAAAGCACCGGTCGTTAATAATTCCGGCTCGCCAATGAAATCTGTTCCTCCAGCAAACGCGCCTATTGATAAACCACCAGTATTTAGTCGCGATGGTAAAAAATGGCTGatc gaataCCACAAAGGCAACAAAGACCTGGTGATAGAGAACCCCGAGATGAACAACGTCGTCTACATGTACCGTTGCCAAGACAGTACTCTAATAATAAAAGGAAAGTTGAATTCAATCGTGATGGACTCATGCCGCAAATCTTCAATCGTCTTCGACTCACTCGTCTCCAGCATCGAGTTCGTTAACTGTCAGAGCGTCCAGATGCAG gtACTAGGAAAAGTGCCAACAATTTCAATTGACAAGACTGATGGCTGTCAGATGTATTTGAATCAAGAATCACTTAATGTTGAATTGATTACCAGTAAATCTAGTGAAATGAATGTTATGGTACCTAAGGGTAATGGTGATTat acgGAGTATCCAGTGCCAGAGCAATTTAAAACGACTATTAATTCCAAAGGATTGTCAACGATAGCCGTTGACTCACttggataa
- the LOC130672433 gene encoding uncharacterized protein LOC130672433 isoform X2, translated as MFSCCACKSKKTKSSNGDSSEESADGSEEVDSIKIELPLDNKNSNSNSNSNLNEQSSNIVNENIEQLNGNHVSNNDNELEEEEEESIDVIYEVIKPKVRPVSDEKPKPEADKESSGVNEATDAPVTDDNHKAELEPDDIDVNSEEFMNEVKEISREIIRDVEERSLIIVNEAHRVLVNTRDIDDNLEQGVENNSVDNEINLIDKKDIDIDVDVIDKDYLGDKVIDIKDDLVEVIKDVAVELSSEVEENQSDISNHEDNSITTVKEIEVNLTDIINEDNILEVKSISKEGGDYKFKSNEESAGIHFNETTNAKESFPVADSNDNDNGRVVDKVSIHTPEIIDHVRKISNELINEVEVEVIDEVKKISSEIIDQVEENITDMITVVEENLMEISKEIEENLSKIRKHSKDKPIEDISGLSLIKSEEEYLDFSLIKSDQVESSGLPSTESEEVEKLDFSLMTSEAEDSGPSIKSQEEKLDFSLMKSEQVESSIEISNDMRVDPVEDARQEGDGEEGEGKEEGNEEEDNDESDSTSTTVSIKTIDDIKTCKLTLDNIVMGPPAVCLYQAPGYIERTIADGPDDEGDDSVFENSITTEPGYENDREEHLEQLVTRLEKVTKRLENVPSKFFTETQEVAIQTHISLPKRVESVDVSTGQEFDEEQDQEFPDPPDFGDVEAELEVVDQESLDYTLNIMSVSGFEDLVAGPFAEYLAISQKIGGDVAAHSKLVDEAFRIQKEFIKTAASRPAPSSQPEQVSLLGPTSSQIQLIQQFRENNRGSQYFNHLSAISESIPALGWVAVTPTPAPYVKEMNDAGQFYTNRVLKDWKEKDKNHVEWCKAWVQTLSELQKYIRQHHTTGLVWSKTGSVSAPVPPPPGGMPPPPPCMPVGDISASAGGDDRSALFAQINQGENITKSLKKVTSEMQTHKNSSLRTGPAPFKAPVVNNSGSPMKSVPPANAPIDKPPVFSRDGKKWLIEYHKGNKDLVIENPEMNNVVYMYRCQDSTLIIKGKLNSIVMDSCRKSSIVFDSLVSSIEFVNCQSVQMQVLGKVPTISIDKTDGCQMYLNQESLNVELITSKSSEMNVMVPKGNGDYTEYPVPEQFKTTINSKGLSTIAVDSLG; from the exons atgttttccTGCTGTGCATGCAAgtcaaaaaaaactaaaagtagCAACGGTGATAGTAGTGAAGAAAGTGCTGACGGTTCTGAAGAAGTCGACTCTATAAAAATAGAATTGCcattagataataaaaattcaaattcaaattcaaattcaaatttaaacgaACAAAGCTCAAATATCGTTAACGAAAATATCGAACAGTTGAACGGTAATCACGTCagcaataatgataatgaattagaagaagaagaagaagaaagtATCGATGTTATTTACGAAGTTATTAAGCCTAAAGTTAGACCTGTAAGTGATGAAAAGCCGAAACCGGAAGCTGATAAGGAAAGTTCTGGTGTTAATGAGGCTACTGATGCTCCAGTAACTGATGATAATCACAAAGCAGAACTAGAACCGGATGATATTGATGTTAATTCAGAGGAGTTTATGAACGAAGTTAAAGAAATTTCCCGTGAAATAATCCGCGATGTCGAGGAACGGTCACTGATTATAGTCAATGAGGCTCATCGTGTTTTGGTTAATACTAGAGATATTGATGACAATTTAGAACAAGGAGTTGAAAATAATTCGGTagataatgaaattaatttaatagataaaaaagATATTGATATTGATGTAGATGTTATTGATAAAGATTATTTAGGAGATAAAGTTATTGATATTAAAGATGATTTAGTTGAAGTAATAAAAGATGTAGCTGTAGAATTAAGTAGCGAAGTTGAGGAAAATCAGTCTGATATTAGCAATCATGAGGATAATTCAATAACGACTGTTAAAGAAATCGAAGTTAATTTAACGGATATTATTAATGAAGATAATATATTAGAAGTTAAGAGTATTAGTAAAGAGGGGggtgattataaatttaaaagtaatgaaGAGTCTGCtggaattcattttaacgAAACAACGAATGCCAAAGAAAGTTTTCCTGTAGCTGatagtaatgataatgataatggtaGAGTAGTTGATAAAGTGAGCATACATACACCGGAAATAATAGATCATGTTAGAAAAATATCAAACGAATTGATAAACGAAGTCGAAGTTGAAGTGATCGATGAAGTGAAGAAAATATCCTCGGAAATAATTGATCAGGTGGAGGAAAATATCACGGATATGATAACTGTCGTTGaggaaaatttaatggaaattaGCAAGGAGATTGAGGAAAATTTGTCGAAAATTAGAAAACATTCAAAGGACAAACCTATTGAAGATATTTCTGGGTTGTCTTTGATCAAAAGTGAAGAAGAGTATTTAGATTTTTCTTTGATTAAAAGTGACCAAGTTGAAAGTTCTGGTTTGCCTTCGACTGAAAGTGAAGAAGTTGAAAAGTTGGACTTCTCTTTGATGACAAGTGAAGCGGAAGATTCGGGTCCTTCGATTAAAAGTCAAGAAGAAAAATTGGACTTTTCTTTGATGAAAAGTGAGCAAGTTGAGAGCTCGATTGAAATAAGTAATGATATGAGAGTCGATCCGGTCGAAGATGCAAGACAAGAAGGCGATGGAGAAGAAGGGGAAGGAAAAGAAGAAGGAAATGAAGAAGAAGATAACGATGAAAGCGATTCAACAAGTACTACTGTATCAATTAAAACAATAGATGATATTAAAACATGTAAATTGACATTAGATAATATAGTAATGGGGCCACCAGCTGTTTGTCTGTATCAAGCCCCAGGTTACATTGAAAGAACAATTGCCGATGGACCTGACGACGAAGGGGACGATTCTGTCTTTGAGAATTCAATAACCACTGAACCAG gATACGAAAACGATCGAGAAGAGCATTTAGAACAGCTGGTAACTCGTTTAGAGAAGGTGACAAAAAGGCTCGAGAACGTGCcgtcgaaattttttaccgaAACCCAGGAGGTCGCTATCCAGACTCACATTTCATTGCCAAAGCGCGTTGAGAGCGTCGACGTATCGACAGGCCAAGAGTTTGACGAAGAACAAGACCAAGAATTTCCAGATCCTCCCGACTTTGGAGACGTGGAGGCAGAACTAGAAGTTGTCGATCAAGAATCACTTGATTACACACTCAACATCATGTCCGTGTCTGGGTTCGAAGATCTCGTCGCCGGACCGTTCGCCGAGTACTTGGCCATAAGTCAAAAGATCGGCGGTGACGTTGCCGCTCACAGCAAACTCGTCGATGAAGCTTTCCG aattcaaaaggaatttataaaaacagcGGCCAGTCGTCCAGCGCCATCGAGTCAGCCCGAACAAGTGTCACTTCTCGGTCCTACGTCATCACAAATTCAATTGATTCAGCAATTCCGTGAGAACAATCGGGGCTCCCAGTACTTCAATCATTTATCGGCAATCAGCGAGAGCATTCCCGCACTAGGATGGGTCGCCGTTACACCAACACCCGCTCCGTATGTCAAAGAAATGAATGATGCCGGTCAATTTTACACCAATCGTGTTTTGAAAGACTGGAAAGAAAA AGATAAGAATCACGTCGAATGGTGCAAAGCCTGGGTCCAGACATTATCGGAGCTACAAAAGTACATACGTCAGCATCATACAACTGGTTTGGTCTGGTCTAAAACAGGCAGTGTATCAGCTCCAGTACCACCACCACCTGGTGGCATGCCACCACCGCCACCTTGCATGCCTGTCGGTGATATTTCAGCGTCTGCTGGTGGTGATGACAGAAGTGCACTTTTTGCACAAATTAATCAAGGGGAAAATATTACTaagt cgCTGAAAAAAGTAACATCGGAAATGCAAACGCATAAAAATTCATCACTTCGAACTGGTCCAGCTCCATTCAAAGCACCGGTCGTTAATAATTCCGGCTCGCCAATGAAATCTGTTCCTCCAGCAAACGCGCCTATTGATAAACCACCAGTATTTAGTCGCGATGGTAAAAAATGGCTGatc gaataCCACAAAGGCAACAAAGACCTGGTGATAGAGAACCCCGAGATGAACAACGTCGTCTACATGTACCGTTGCCAAGACAGTACTCTAATAATAAAAGGAAAGTTGAATTCAATCGTGATGGACTCATGCCGCAAATCTTCAATCGTCTTCGACTCACTCGTCTCCAGCATCGAGTTCGTTAACTGTCAGAGCGTCCAGATGCAG gtACTAGGAAAAGTGCCAACAATTTCAATTGACAAGACTGATGGCTGTCAGATGTATTTGAATCAAGAATCACTTAATGTTGAATTGATTACCAGTAAATCTAGTGAAATGAATGTTATGGTACCTAAGGGTAATGGTGATTat acgGAGTATCCAGTGCCAGAGCAATTTAAAACGACTATTAATTCCAAAGGATTGTCAACGATAGCCGTTGACTCACttggataa
- the LOC130672433 gene encoding uncharacterized protein LOC130672433 isoform X1: MFSCCACKSKKTKSSNGDSSEESADGSEEVDSIKIELPLDNKNSNSNSNSNLNEQSSNIVNENIEQLNGNHVSNNDNELEEEEEESIDVIYEVIKPKVRPVSDEKPKPEADKESSGVNEATDAPVTDDNHKAELEPDDIDVNSEEFMNEVKEISREIIRDVEERSLIIVNEAHRVLVNTRDIDDNLEQGVENNSVDNEINLIDKKDIDIDVDVIDKDYLGDKVIDIKDDLVEVIKDVAVELSSEVEENQSDISNHEDNSITTVKEIEVNLTDIINEDNILEVKSISKEGGDYKFKSNEESAGIHFNETTNAKESFPVADSNDNDNGRVVDKVSIHTPEIIDHVRKISNELINEVEVEVIDEVKKISSEIIDQVEENITDMITVVEENLMEISKEIEENLSKIRKHSKDKPIEDISGLSLIKSEEEYLDFSLIKSDQVESSGLPSTESEEVEKLDFSLMTSEAEDSGPSIKSQEEKLDFSLMKSEQVESSIEISNDMRVDPVEDARQEGDGEEGEGKEEGNEEEDNDESDSTSTTVSIKTIDDIKTCKLTLDNIVMGPPAVCLYQAPGYIERTIADGPDDEGDDSVFENSITTEPVSPAVMTKPPSVAVVPVDKPMPRWLSEEDDTDNPEVCGGMQEPPATPVAKDELALRRHRFFSDLMHATNNNSEHKVRFDPLGPMIHPGYENDREEHLEQLVTRLEKVTKRLENVPSKFFTETQEVAIQTHISLPKRVESVDVSTGQEFDEEQDQEFPDPPDFGDVEAELEVVDQESLDYTLNIMSVSGFEDLVAGPFAEYLAISQKIGGDVAAHSKLVDEAFRIQKEFIKTAASRPAPSSQPEQVSLLGPTSSQIQLIQQFRENNRGSQYFNHLSAISESIPALGWVAVTPTPAPYVKEMNDAGQFYTNRVLKDWKEKDKNHVEWCKAWVQTLSELQKYIRQHHTTGLVWSKTGSVSAPVPPPPGGMPPPPPCMPVGDISASAGGDDRSALFAQINQGENITKSLKKVTSEMQTHKNSSLRTGPAPFKAPVVNNSGSPMKSVPPANAPIDKPPVFSRDGKKWLIEYHKGNKDLVIENPEMNNVVYMYRCQDSTLIIKGKLNSIVMDSCRKSSIVFDSLVSSIEFVNCQSVQMQVLGKVPTISIDKTDGCQMYLNQESLNVELITSKSSEMNVMVPKGNGDYTEYPVPEQFKTTINSKGLSTIAVDSLG, from the exons atgttttccTGCTGTGCATGCAAgtcaaaaaaaactaaaagtagCAACGGTGATAGTAGTGAAGAAAGTGCTGACGGTTCTGAAGAAGTCGACTCTATAAAAATAGAATTGCcattagataataaaaattcaaattcaaattcaaattcaaatttaaacgaACAAAGCTCAAATATCGTTAACGAAAATATCGAACAGTTGAACGGTAATCACGTCagcaataatgataatgaattagaagaagaagaagaagaaagtATCGATGTTATTTACGAAGTTATTAAGCCTAAAGTTAGACCTGTAAGTGATGAAAAGCCGAAACCGGAAGCTGATAAGGAAAGTTCTGGTGTTAATGAGGCTACTGATGCTCCAGTAACTGATGATAATCACAAAGCAGAACTAGAACCGGATGATATTGATGTTAATTCAGAGGAGTTTATGAACGAAGTTAAAGAAATTTCCCGTGAAATAATCCGCGATGTCGAGGAACGGTCACTGATTATAGTCAATGAGGCTCATCGTGTTTTGGTTAATACTAGAGATATTGATGACAATTTAGAACAAGGAGTTGAAAATAATTCGGTagataatgaaattaatttaatagataaaaaagATATTGATATTGATGTAGATGTTATTGATAAAGATTATTTAGGAGATAAAGTTATTGATATTAAAGATGATTTAGTTGAAGTAATAAAAGATGTAGCTGTAGAATTAAGTAGCGAAGTTGAGGAAAATCAGTCTGATATTAGCAATCATGAGGATAATTCAATAACGACTGTTAAAGAAATCGAAGTTAATTTAACGGATATTATTAATGAAGATAATATATTAGAAGTTAAGAGTATTAGTAAAGAGGGGggtgattataaatttaaaagtaatgaaGAGTCTGCtggaattcattttaacgAAACAACGAATGCCAAAGAAAGTTTTCCTGTAGCTGatagtaatgataatgataatggtaGAGTAGTTGATAAAGTGAGCATACATACACCGGAAATAATAGATCATGTTAGAAAAATATCAAACGAATTGATAAACGAAGTCGAAGTTGAAGTGATCGATGAAGTGAAGAAAATATCCTCGGAAATAATTGATCAGGTGGAGGAAAATATCACGGATATGATAACTGTCGTTGaggaaaatttaatggaaattaGCAAGGAGATTGAGGAAAATTTGTCGAAAATTAGAAAACATTCAAAGGACAAACCTATTGAAGATATTTCTGGGTTGTCTTTGATCAAAAGTGAAGAAGAGTATTTAGATTTTTCTTTGATTAAAAGTGACCAAGTTGAAAGTTCTGGTTTGCCTTCGACTGAAAGTGAAGAAGTTGAAAAGTTGGACTTCTCTTTGATGACAAGTGAAGCGGAAGATTCGGGTCCTTCGATTAAAAGTCAAGAAGAAAAATTGGACTTTTCTTTGATGAAAAGTGAGCAAGTTGAGAGCTCGATTGAAATAAGTAATGATATGAGAGTCGATCCGGTCGAAGATGCAAGACAAGAAGGCGATGGAGAAGAAGGGGAAGGAAAAGAAGAAGGAAATGAAGAAGAAGATAACGATGAAAGCGATTCAACAAGTACTACTGTATCAATTAAAACAATAGATGATATTAAAACATGTAAATTGACATTAGATAATATAGTAATGGGGCCACCAGCTGTTTGTCTGTATCAAGCCCCAGGTTACATTGAAAGAACAATTGCCGATGGACCTGACGACGAAGGGGACGATTCTGTCTTTGAGAATTCAATAACCACTGAACCAG TTAGTCCGGCGGTTATGACTAAACCACCATCGGTAGCAGTAGTACCAGTAGATAAACCAATGCCACGTTGGCTTTCTGAAGAAGACGACACAGATAATCCCGAGGTTTGCGGTGGTATGCAAGAACCACCAGCTACGCCAGTTGCCAAGGATGAACTCGCTTTAAGACGACACAGGTTTTTCTCAGATTTAATGCACGCAACCAACAATAACAGCGAGCATAAAGTCAGATTTGATCCGTTGGGACCGATGATTCATCCTG gATACGAAAACGATCGAGAAGAGCATTTAGAACAGCTGGTAACTCGTTTAGAGAAGGTGACAAAAAGGCTCGAGAACGTGCcgtcgaaattttttaccgaAACCCAGGAGGTCGCTATCCAGACTCACATTTCATTGCCAAAGCGCGTTGAGAGCGTCGACGTATCGACAGGCCAAGAGTTTGACGAAGAACAAGACCAAGAATTTCCAGATCCTCCCGACTTTGGAGACGTGGAGGCAGAACTAGAAGTTGTCGATCAAGAATCACTTGATTACACACTCAACATCATGTCCGTGTCTGGGTTCGAAGATCTCGTCGCCGGACCGTTCGCCGAGTACTTGGCCATAAGTCAAAAGATCGGCGGTGACGTTGCCGCTCACAGCAAACTCGTCGATGAAGCTTTCCG aattcaaaaggaatttataaaaacagcGGCCAGTCGTCCAGCGCCATCGAGTCAGCCCGAACAAGTGTCACTTCTCGGTCCTACGTCATCACAAATTCAATTGATTCAGCAATTCCGTGAGAACAATCGGGGCTCCCAGTACTTCAATCATTTATCGGCAATCAGCGAGAGCATTCCCGCACTAGGATGGGTCGCCGTTACACCAACACCCGCTCCGTATGTCAAAGAAATGAATGATGCCGGTCAATTTTACACCAATCGTGTTTTGAAAGACTGGAAAGAAAA AGATAAGAATCACGTCGAATGGTGCAAAGCCTGGGTCCAGACATTATCGGAGCTACAAAAGTACATACGTCAGCATCATACAACTGGTTTGGTCTGGTCTAAAACAGGCAGTGTATCAGCTCCAGTACCACCACCACCTGGTGGCATGCCACCACCGCCACCTTGCATGCCTGTCGGTGATATTTCAGCGTCTGCTGGTGGTGATGACAGAAGTGCACTTTTTGCACAAATTAATCAAGGGGAAAATATTACTaagt cgCTGAAAAAAGTAACATCGGAAATGCAAACGCATAAAAATTCATCACTTCGAACTGGTCCAGCTCCATTCAAAGCACCGGTCGTTAATAATTCCGGCTCGCCAATGAAATCTGTTCCTCCAGCAAACGCGCCTATTGATAAACCACCAGTATTTAGTCGCGATGGTAAAAAATGGCTGatc gaataCCACAAAGGCAACAAAGACCTGGTGATAGAGAACCCCGAGATGAACAACGTCGTCTACATGTACCGTTGCCAAGACAGTACTCTAATAATAAAAGGAAAGTTGAATTCAATCGTGATGGACTCATGCCGCAAATCTTCAATCGTCTTCGACTCACTCGTCTCCAGCATCGAGTTCGTTAACTGTCAGAGCGTCCAGATGCAG gtACTAGGAAAAGTGCCAACAATTTCAATTGACAAGACTGATGGCTGTCAGATGTATTTGAATCAAGAATCACTTAATGTTGAATTGATTACCAGTAAATCTAGTGAAATGAATGTTATGGTACCTAAGGGTAATGGTGATTat acgGAGTATCCAGTGCCAGAGCAATTTAAAACGACTATTAATTCCAAAGGATTGTCAACGATAGCCGTTGACTCACttggataa